TGCACGACGTGCGCATCCCCTCGGTGCAGTACCCGATCGCCAACGGCGAGAAGCGCACCGGCAAGCGCCTGCTGGCCGTCGGCACCGACTGCTCGGTCGGCAAGATGTACACCGCGCTGGCGATGGACGCCTGCATGCGCGAGAAGGGCATGAAGTCGACCTTCCGCGCCACCGGCCAGACCGGCATCCTGATCACCGGCGACGGCGTGCCGCTCGACGCGGTCATCGCCGACTTCATGGCCGGCTCGATCGAGTACCTCACCCCCGACAACGATGCCGACCACTGGGACATCATCGAGGGCCAGGGCTCGCTCTTCCACGTCTCCTACTCGGGCGTGACGCTGGCGCTGGTGCACGGCGGCCAGCCGGACGCGCTGGTGCTCTGCCACGAGCCGACCCGCGCCCACATGCGCGGCCTGCCGGGCTACAAGCTGCCCTCGCTGGAAGCGGTGCGCGACACGGCGCTGGAACTGGCCAAGGTCGGCAACCCCGATTGCAAGGTGATCGGCGTGTCGATCAACACCCAGCACCTCGGCGACGAGGAAGCCAAGGCCTATTGCGCCGAGGTCGAGGAGCGCATGGGCCTGCCCTGCGTCGACCCGTTCCGCCACGGTGCGGACCGCCTCGTCGAGGCGCTGGCGGCGATCTGAGCCTTCTGGCATATCGCCAGTGAACGGACCCCCGGCGGCGGCGCTTCCGGCGCCGGGGGTCCGAGTATTTATGGAAAGATGAAAGGGGCAGGGTCTTGAGCATCGAGGTCACCCGCGACACGTTCAAGCTGGCACAGGTCTTCACCATCTCGCGCGGCAGCCGCACCGAGGCGCATGTCCTCACCGTGAAGATCACCCGCGGCGGCGTCACCGGCTACGGCGAATGCGTGCCCTACGCGCGCTACGACGAGACGCTCGACAGCGTCGAGGCGCAGATCAAGTCGCTGCCCGAGGACGTGACCCGCGCGGCGCTGCAGGATCTGCTGCCCTCGGGCGCGGCGCGCAACGCCGTCGACTGCGCGCTCTGGGATCTCGAGGCGAAGCAGACCGGCAAGCGGGTCTGGGAACTTCTGGACCTGCCCGCGCCGCAGCCCGAGGTGACCGCCTACACGCTGTCGCTCGCCGCGCCGGAAGAGATGCGGGCGCAGGCGGCGAAGAACGCCTTCCGCCCGCTGCTGAAGGTGAAGCTCGGCACGCCCGAGGACCTGCCGCGGCTTGAGGCGGTGCGCGAAGGGGCGCCGGACAGCACCATCATCGTCGATGCCAACGAGGGCTGGACGCCGGAGGTCTACGCCGAGCTCGCGCCGCACCTGCTGCGGCTCGGCGTCGCCATGGTCGAGCAGCCGCTGCCCGCGGGGGCGGATGACGCGCTGCTCGGGATGGAGCGCCCGGTGCCGATCTGCGCCGACGAGAGCTGCCACGACCGCGCCTCGCTGCCGAAGCTCAAGGGCAAGTACGACATCGTCAACATCAAGCTCGACAAGACCGGCGGGCTGACCGAGGCGCTGGAGCTGCTCGCCGCCGCCAAGGCCGAGGGCTACGGCATCTTCGTCGGCTGCATGGTGGGCTCGTCGCTGGCGATGGCCCCGGCGGTGATCGTCGCGCAGGGCGCGGACTATGTCGATCTCGACGCGCCGCTGCTGCTGGGCGAGGACCGCGAGCACG
The window above is part of the Salipiger sp. H15 genome. Proteins encoded here:
- the dgcN gene encoding N-acetyltransferase DgcN; its protein translation is MIETPYLLFLGDAPDGLAAKVAQGIKDWRPENCVGQFRLDGCKADLGLKDMTLAEAKAAGAKTLVIGVANRGGVISQTWKKVLVEALEEGFDLASGLHNLLRNEEDLAAVARATGQKLHDVRIPSVQYPIANGEKRTGKRLLAVGTDCSVGKMYTALAMDACMREKGMKSTFRATGQTGILITGDGVPLDAVIADFMAGSIEYLTPDNDADHWDIIEGQGSLFHVSYSGVTLALVHGGQPDALVLCHEPTRAHMRGLPGYKLPSLEAVRDTALELAKVGNPDCKVIGVSINTQHLGDEEAKAYCAEVEERMGLPCVDPFRHGADRLVEALAAI
- the dgcA gene encoding N-acetyl-D-Glu racemase DgcA, with the protein product MSIEVTRDTFKLAQVFTISRGSRTEAHVLTVKITRGGVTGYGECVPYARYDETLDSVEAQIKSLPEDVTRAALQDLLPSGAARNAVDCALWDLEAKQTGKRVWELLDLPAPQPEVTAYTLSLAAPEEMRAQAAKNAFRPLLKVKLGTPEDLPRLEAVREGAPDSTIIVDANEGWTPEVYAELAPHLLRLGVAMVEQPLPAGADDALLGMERPVPICADESCHDRASLPKLKGKYDIVNIKLDKTGGLTEALELLAAAKAEGYGIFVGCMVGSSLAMAPAVIVAQGADYVDLDAPLLLGEDREHAMLYDEAGVHAPEAALWG